Proteins from a genomic interval of Longimicrobium sp.:
- a CDS encoding MraY family glycosyltransferase, protein MPILLVFAVAALAALLVTPAIVRVVTAHGLYGHVRGDSPTRRVPRLGGIPVWLATSAGILAAVLGPGVNAVGAGPDRFFVGVLVAGSLMFAVGLLDDLYNLRPSAKLLAQCTAAVVAYACGFRIDGITFAGATLDTAALALPLTLLWIVGVTNAFNLIDGLDGLATGIGLVALCTTLTVALMLGNLEVAMACAALGGALLGFLRYNFRPARIFLGDSGSMFVGFMLAVLSVHGSTKSAAAVLVAVPVLVLALPIMDTLLAIVRRWLRGTPVFGADERHLHHRLLAVGVTHVRAVVLLYLMAAALAVFGVLLAFGPPSLVAAVALGGAAVSMVLLLAGIKVLGYYEFVEAGAVLHSGMRGIRQSIRDQIHARDVAQVLARAESMEHIEAILGDNAEGLGLLYATVCRESSPVGGRSVLPRTVAAGAWKLECPVELNYANADPYVLRVWTEAPDDLRLLTADRTARVLAAAVRGWLTGPRTPLPAPGGVSLGHLGPTPSGASA, encoded by the coding sequence TTGCCCATCCTCCTCGTCTTTGCCGTGGCCGCCCTGGCGGCGCTGCTGGTAACACCGGCCATCGTGCGGGTGGTTACGGCGCACGGGCTGTACGGGCACGTGCGCGGCGACTCGCCCACGCGGCGGGTTCCGCGGCTGGGGGGCATTCCCGTGTGGCTGGCGACGTCGGCGGGGATCCTGGCGGCCGTGCTCGGGCCGGGGGTGAACGCCGTGGGCGCGGGGCCGGACCGGTTCTTCGTCGGCGTGCTGGTGGCGGGCTCGCTGATGTTCGCCGTGGGGCTGCTGGACGACCTGTACAACCTGCGCCCTTCGGCCAAGCTGCTGGCCCAGTGCACCGCCGCCGTGGTGGCGTACGCGTGCGGCTTTCGCATCGACGGGATCACCTTCGCGGGCGCCACGCTCGACACCGCCGCCCTGGCGCTGCCGCTGACGCTGCTGTGGATCGTAGGCGTCACCAACGCCTTCAACCTGATCGACGGGCTGGACGGCCTGGCGACCGGAATCGGCCTGGTCGCGCTGTGCACCACGCTTACCGTGGCGCTGATGCTGGGCAACCTGGAGGTGGCCATGGCGTGCGCCGCCCTGGGCGGCGCGCTGCTGGGCTTCCTCCGCTACAACTTTCGCCCCGCGCGCATTTTCCTGGGCGACTCGGGAAGCATGTTCGTGGGTTTCATGCTGGCGGTGCTGTCGGTGCACGGGAGCACCAAGAGCGCCGCGGCCGTGCTGGTGGCGGTGCCGGTGCTGGTGCTGGCGCTCCCCATCATGGACACGCTGCTGGCCATCGTGCGGCGCTGGCTGCGGGGCACGCCCGTGTTCGGCGCCGACGAGCGCCACCTTCACCACCGGCTGCTGGCCGTGGGCGTAACCCACGTGCGCGCCGTGGTGCTGCTGTACCTGATGGCCGCGGCGCTCGCCGTCTTCGGCGTCCTGCTGGCGTTCGGGCCCCCGTCGCTGGTGGCGGCCGTGGCCCTGGGCGGCGCGGCGGTGTCGATGGTTCTGCTGCTGGCCGGCATCAAGGTGCTGGGCTACTACGAGTTCGTGGAAGCGGGCGCGGTGCTGCACTCGGGAATGCGTGGCATCCGCCAGAGCATCCGCGACCAGATCCACGCACGCGACGTGGCGCAGGTGCTGGCCCGCGCCGAGTCGATGGAGCACATCGAGGCGATCCTGGGCGACAACGCCGAGGGGCTGGGGCTGCTGTACGCGACGGTCTGCCGCGAGTCGTCGCCGGTGGGCGGGCGCTCGGTGCTCCCCCGGACGGTGGCGGCGGGCGCATGGAAGCTGGAGTGCCCGGTGGAGCTGAACTACGCCAACGCCGATCCCTACGTGCTGCGCGTGTGGACGGAGGCACCCGACGACCTGCGCCTGCTGACGGCCGACCGCACGGCGCGCGTGCTGGCCGCCGCGGTGCGCGGCTGGCTCACCGGCCCCCGCACGCCGCTTCCCGCTCCCGGCGGCGTCTCCCTCGGCCATCTCGGCCCCACGCCGTCTGGCGCTTCGGCCTGA